A window of Zingiber officinale cultivar Zhangliang chromosome 5A, Zo_v1.1, whole genome shotgun sequence contains these coding sequences:
- the LOC121979872 gene encoding putative disease resistance protein RGA3: MSSRQTCLTRGLSNLHDEAVKRSRCNLVASRGHSDLAEALRPTKSLQEVLPSPAMMAQGRLLCIQNHLAMVCDSLWAINSMMIIPKMRVLYNMYLQSKKLDGVLDVPIEFADWETDVAASVTDAGELLGRILDWEASLHRYIVGNPQQVHFRHVILVELKEMLCCLNSLVLRGSAMGLRRDPMSSMNPLREDYSIVLNNEVVGRQEDIEKLIVIFQQYQPVPSNNNGNDSDPFVIVIVGKEGVGKATLARMIYHHTWVCKQFHHRIWVDVPRLSPFKIVNIIRKEFARSINNEEYCDLHRELPLHAFWEYINEQLDGRRYLLVLHFEYLASLTQQEWNELKNILLPVGGPGSGVLIINRSSTQSVSDMGFLHTVKNIRTYCLNPLSEDAWLELFKRHAATTIPSKQDKSEIDELIPFTKQHFQNLIHQPLLAKIVGWLNHDVQTTFPSPLPAALEEFYMLRNLQLVNIRVLQYRILLSGIQNEYNAILRVLTTEYLIPTEMAGLGWIESHYTTQEVLEFMIPRMVYYLRTKVPKDSTTIPRCCRYLRLEINPRATLFRLPIVPIEVSRKLISLILQEDETATQEYDEEEITLQAYKKRRMKAATAILKFLNNMLVRLVHLRILIVETSIIQTLPNEVSMLVNLRYLHLSKLKMELLPKSLFDLHNLRVLSLICCKKLQKIPERIYKLEKLEVLSLAYCTKLQQLPKSITRLQNLLQLDMEGCCWLRKLPEDLFRFKSLRVLHVTGCASLSQIPLGIEQLFGLRSLVVILAGVDGCFGLAELQALTNLQQLTLQNLERVKETQTEMLMGQQRLRILSLRWGGEEANDSSESATPLQLRSDSSISGGVLHYHHLVNFPVS, encoded by the exons GTGCTACCATCGCCTGCTATGATGGCACAGGGTCGCTTGCTGTGTATCCAAAACCACTTGGCCATGGTCTGTGATAGCCTTTGGGCTATCAATTCAATGATGATTATCCCTAAGATGAGAGTGTTGTATAACATGTATTTGCAATCGAAGAAGTTGGATGGTGTGTTAGATGTACCTATAGAATTTGCAGATTGGGAGACAGATGTGGCTGCATCAGTTACAGATGCAGGAGAATTGCTTGGTCGAATCTTGGATTGGGAAGCAAGTCTGCATCGTTACATTGTGGGCAACCCCCAACAGGTGCACTTTCGCCATGTTATTCTAGTAGAGCTGAAAGAGATGTTGTGCTGCTTGAATTCTCTTGTGCTCAGAGGATCTGCAATGGGTCTTCGGAGGGACCCCATGAGTTCTATGAACCCACTCCGAGAAGACTACTCCATCGTCCTAAACAATGAGGTGGTGGGTAGACAGGAAGATATAGAGAAACTCATTGTAATCTTTCAACAATATCAACCGGTACCATCCAACAACAATGGCAATGATAGCGATCCATTTGTGATTGTCATAGTCGGCAAAGAAGGGGTTGGGAAGGCAACCTTGGCACGAATGATCTACCATCACACTTGGGTTTGCAAACAATTTCATCATCGCATTTGGGTGGATGTACCCCGCCTGTCGCCGTTCAAGATTGTTAATATAATTAGAAAAGAATTTGCAAGGTCCATAAACAATGAAGAATATTGCGATTTACACCGTGAGCTGCCGCTACATGCCTTTTGGGAATACATCAATGAACAACTCGATGGAAGGAGATACTTGTTGGTGCTTCATTTTGAATATTTGGCTAGTTTGACGCAACAAGAGTGGAATGAGTTGAAGAACATCCTGTTACCTGTGGGCGGGCCTGGGAGTGGAGTCTTGATCATCAACAGATCATCAACACAATCAGTAAGTGACATGGGTTTTCTACATACGGTGAAGAATATTAGAACATACTGCTTGAATCCCTTATCAGAGGATGCATGGTTGGAATTATTCAAGAGACACGCAGCAACAACAATCCCATCGAAGCAGGACAAATCAGAGATCGATGAGCTCATTCCATTTACTAAGCAACACTTCCAAAACTTGATTCATCAACCTTTATTGGCAAAGATTGTTGGATGGTTAAACCATGATGTTCAGACAACATTTCCTAGTCCCTTACCTGCTGCACTAGAAGAATTTTATATGCTTAGGAATTTGCAACTTGTCAACATACGAGTACTCCAATACCGTATCCTACTTTCTGGTATTCAGAATGAATATAATGCCATCTTACGTGTgttgaccactgaatacctcaTACCAACTGAAATGGCCGGACTTGGTTGGATCGAGAGCCATTATACAACACAGGAAGTACTAGAATTCATGATTCCAAGGATGGTCTACTACTTGCGTACGAAGGTCCCTAAAGATTCAACTACTATTCCAAGGTGCTGTCGCTATTTGCGTTTGGAAATTAATCCTAGAGCGACACTATTTCGACTGCCAATCGTGCCAATTGAGGTGAGCAGGAAGCTGATATCGTTGATTCTACAAGAAGATGAGACAGCAACACAAGAATATGATGAGGAGGAAATAACACTTCAAGCATACAAAAAAAGACGCATGAAAGCAGCAACTGCAATATTAAAGTTCCTCAATAATATGTTGGTAAGACTCGTACATTTGCGTATATTAATTGTAGAAACTAGTATAATCCAAACCCTGCCCAATGAAGTTAGTATGTTGGTTAATTTGAGATACCTCCACCTTTCAAAGCTTAAGATGGAATTACTTCCGAAATCACTTTTTGACCTACATAATTTGCGAGTTTTAAGTTTGATTTGTTGCAAAAAGCTTCAAAAGATACCTGAACGAATCTATAAGCTTGAGAAGTTGGAGGTTTTGAGTCTAGCTTACTGCACAAAGCTTCAGCAGTTGCCAAAATCTATAACAAGACTCCAAAACTTACTACAACTTGATATGGAAGGTTGTTGTTGGCTCAGAAAGTTACCAGAGGATTTGTTCAGATTTAAATCACTGAGAGTCCTCCATGTCACAGGATGTGCATCCTTGTCTCAAATTCCCCTTGGGATCGAGCAATTATTTGGCCTTCGGAGTTTGGTAGTAATATTGGCTGGTGTCGATGGATGTTTTGGGCTCGCAGAGTTGCAAGCTTTAACAAATCTTCAACAATTAACATTACAAAACTTAGAACGAGTAAAGGAGACTCAGACTGAAATGCTGATGGGTCAACAAAGGCTTCGGATCTTGTCATTGCGTTGGGGTGGTGAAGAAGCAAATGATAGTTCTGAATCAGCTACACCACTGCAG TTGAGATCAGACTCATCAATCTCAGGAGGTGTGCTACATTACCATCACTTGGTCAACTTCcccgtctcgtga
- the LOC121983102 gene encoding trichohyalin-like, with amino-acid sequence MLSLEKWSPPKRKNVKSFPWLRELTLIQCPKFKEINLLYDSILTMRVWLNNKTIWSLEFCNWDNLQYIENIEIVGCQELRHLPEGMQSLKRLTQMTIYSCNNLATSVALYSLQVLYLFACPVLAFNLEAFTKLSQLKINACPKMQIYYDAWMKKNEERRRAATEEEERRRTWMKESEEQWQAIEEERRRIWMQEIEKRWRAIEEEEDKYHIRGEAAQGYGSEEEEERRRTWMEENEKQWRAIEKEEEERRRTWMKENKERWWAIEEERRRIRMKEIEERQRALEEEERRRTSMKEMRNNGGQ; translated from the exons ATGCTTTCACTAGAGAAATGGTCTCCACCGAAAAGAAAAAATGTCAAATCATTTCCATGGCTTAGAGAATTGACACTAATTCAGTGCCCTAAATTCAAGGAAATAAATCTACTATATGATTCTATTCTTACGATGAGAGTGTGGTTGAATAATAAGACAATATGGTCTCTTGAATTTTGCAATTGGGACAACCTCCAATACATTGAAAACATAGAGATAGTTGGGTGCCAAGAGCTAAGGCATCTGCCAGAGGGTATGCAAAGCTTGAAGCGTCTTACTCAAATGACAATTTACAGCTGCAATAATTTGGCGACTTCGGTAGCACTGTATTCACTCCAAGTTTTGTACCTTTTTGCTTGCCCAGTACTAGCATTCAACCTAGAAGCATTTACAAAACTTTCTCAACTGAAAATTAATGCTTGCCCAAAAATGCAAAT TTATTATGATGCCTGGATGAAAAAAAATGAGGAACGACGAAGGGCagcaacagaagaagaagaaagaagaagaacctgGATGAAAGAAAGTGAGGAACAATGGCAGGCaatagaagaagaaagaagaagaatctGGATGCAAGAAATTGAGAAACGATGGCGggcaatagaagaagaagaagataaatatCACATACGAGGAGAAGCGGCACAAGGGTATgggtcagaagaagaagaagaaagaagaagaacctgGATGGAAGAAAATGAGAAACAATGGCGGgcaatagaaaaagaagaagaagaaagaagaagaacttggatgaaagaaaataaggaaCGATGGTGGGCaatagaagaagaaagaagaagaatccGCATGAAAGAAATTGAGGAACGACAGCGGgcactagaagaagaagaaagaagaagaacctcGATGAAAGAAATGAGGAACAATGGTGGGcaatag